From one Mycolicibacterium sp. HK-90 genomic stretch:
- the mftR gene encoding mycofactocin system transcriptional regulator (MftR, the mycofactocin system transcriptional regulator, is an uncharacterized TetR family DNA-binding transcription factor. Its role is inferred by context. It occurs as part of the biosynthesis locus for mycofactocin, a partially characterized electron carrier derived from the terminal Val-Tyr dipeptide of the precursor peptide MftA, through a radical SAM enzyme-mediated process.) — translation MPSHAPGASGPRVGRRPSTTQDHITEVALGLFAARGFDEVSVDDVAKAAGIARRTLFRYYASKNAIPWGDFDAHLQHLRELLTTVSTEIPLADALRDALLSFNTYDAQEMTQHRQRMRVILGTAELQAYSMTMYAGWREVIATYVAHRIGAQPGDLMPQTVGWLMLGVALSAYEHWLGDESVSLTHSIAEAFEVARPGLEALAPSGVGPAPSG, via the coding sequence ATGCCTAGTCATGCGCCGGGGGCGTCGGGCCCACGCGTCGGTCGGCGCCCGTCCACCACGCAGGACCACATCACCGAGGTGGCCCTGGGACTCTTCGCCGCGCGAGGGTTCGACGAGGTCAGCGTCGACGACGTGGCCAAGGCCGCCGGCATCGCGCGGCGCACCCTGTTCCGCTACTACGCCTCCAAGAACGCCATCCCCTGGGGCGACTTCGACGCCCACCTGCAGCACCTGCGTGAGCTGCTCACCACGGTGAGCACCGAAATCCCCCTGGCCGACGCCCTGCGCGACGCCCTGCTGTCGTTCAACACCTACGACGCCCAGGAGATGACCCAACACCGCCAGCGCATGCGTGTGATCCTGGGAACCGCAGAGCTGCAGGCATATTCGATGACGATGTACGCCGGCTGGCGCGAGGTCATCGCCACGTACGTGGCGCACCGGATCGGCGCCCAACCCGGCGACCTGATGCCCCAGACCGTGGGGTGGCTCATGCTCGGTGTCGCGCTGTCGGCCTACGAGCACTGGCTCGGCGACGAATCCGTGTCGCTGACCCACTCCATCGCCGAAGCCTTCGAGGTGGCCCGCCCCGGCCTTGAGGCCCTGGCCCCGTCAGGAGTGGGCCCCGCACCCTCCGGGTAA
- a CDS encoding FAD-dependent oxidoreductase translates to MTTSTGSVAGIVIVGGGLAAARTAEQLRRSEYAGPITIVSDEDHLPYDRPPLSKEVLRAETDDVTLKPAEFYTENDITLRLGSAAQSVDTAAKTLKLADGSDVAYDELIIATGLVPKRIRSFGDLAGIHVLRSYDESMALREHAGASRRAVVVGAGFIGCEVAASLRKLGVEVVLVEPQPTPLASVLGEQIGALVTRLHQTEGVDVRCGVGVNEVRGADKVEGVVLGDGTELEADLVVVGIGSHPAVDWLEGSGIELDNGVVCDDLGRASAPNVWAIGDVASWRDHVGDQARVEHWSNVADQARAMVPAILGQEASPVVSVPYFWSDQYDVKIQCLGEPEADDVVHVVEDDGRKFLAYYERDGVLVGVVGGGMPGKVMKARGKIAAGAPISDVLG, encoded by the coding sequence GTGACTACTTCAACGGGATCAGTGGCGGGCATCGTCATCGTCGGCGGCGGCCTGGCCGCGGCCCGGACGGCCGAGCAGCTGCGCCGATCGGAGTATGCCGGGCCCATCACCATCGTCAGCGACGAGGACCATCTGCCCTACGATCGGCCGCCGCTGTCCAAGGAAGTGCTGCGCGCCGAGACTGACGACGTCACCCTGAAGCCGGCCGAGTTCTACACCGAGAACGACATCACGCTACGGCTCGGCTCCGCCGCGCAGTCGGTGGACACCGCCGCCAAGACGCTGAAGCTGGCCGACGGCAGTGACGTCGCCTACGACGAGCTCATCATCGCCACCGGCCTGGTGCCCAAGCGCATCCGGTCCTTCGGCGATCTGGCCGGCATCCACGTCTTGCGGTCCTACGACGAGAGCATGGCCCTGCGTGAGCACGCCGGGGCGTCCCGCCGGGCCGTGGTGGTCGGTGCGGGCTTCATCGGCTGCGAGGTGGCAGCGAGCCTGCGCAAGCTGGGTGTCGAGGTGGTGCTCGTCGAACCACAGCCGACGCCGCTGGCCTCGGTGCTGGGCGAGCAGATCGGGGCCCTGGTGACCCGGCTCCATCAGACCGAGGGCGTGGATGTGCGCTGCGGGGTCGGCGTCAACGAGGTGCGCGGCGCCGACAAGGTCGAAGGGGTCGTGCTGGGTGACGGGACCGAGCTCGAGGCCGATCTGGTGGTGGTCGGAATCGGTTCGCATCCGGCCGTCGACTGGCTCGAGGGCAGCGGAATCGAGCTCGACAACGGCGTGGTGTGCGACGACCTGGGCCGCGCCAGCGCTCCCAACGTGTGGGCCATCGGCGATGTCGCCTCGTGGCGCGATCACGTGGGAGACCAAGCGCGCGTGGAACATTGGAGCAATGTCGCCGACCAGGCCCGGGCCATGGTGCCGGCGATACTTGGCCAGGAGGCCTCGCCCGTGGTGTCGGTCCCGTACTTCTGGAGCGATCAGTACGACGTCAAGATCCAGTGCCTGGGTGAGCCCGAGGCCGACGACGTCGTGCACGTGGTAGAGGACGACGGCCGCAAGTTCCTGGCCTACTACGAACGTGACGGCGTGCTGGTCGGCGTGGTCGGCGGCGGGATGCCGGGCAAGGTGATGAAGGCCCGCGGCAAGATCGCCGCCGGCGCCCCCATCTCTGACGTCCTCGGCTGA
- a CDS encoding Lrp/AsnC family transcriptional regulator, giving the protein MERLDDTDERILAELTQHARATFAEIGQRVNLSAPAVKRRVDRMVADGVIRGFTTVIDRNVLGWRTEAYVQVFCQGTIAPDQLRAAWIDIPEVVSAATVTGTADAILHVLARDMRHLEEALERIRSTARIERSESIVVLTNVIDRGRA; this is encoded by the coding sequence GTGGAGCGTCTGGACGACACCGACGAGCGGATCCTGGCCGAGCTCACCCAGCACGCCAGGGCGACGTTCGCCGAGATCGGGCAGCGGGTGAATCTGTCGGCGCCCGCGGTCAAGCGCCGGGTCGACCGCATGGTCGCCGATGGCGTGATCCGGGGCTTCACCACGGTGATCGACCGCAACGTCCTCGGCTGGCGTACCGAGGCGTACGTGCAGGTGTTCTGTCAGGGCACCATCGCCCCGGATCAGTTGCGCGCGGCCTGGATCGACATCCCCGAGGTGGTCAGTGCGGCAACGGTGACCGGCACCGCCGACGCCATCCTGCACGTGCTGGCACGCGACATGCGCCACCTCGAAGAGGCGCTGGAACGGATCCGTTCGACCGCTCGAATCGAGCGCAGCGAGAGCATCGTGGTGCTGACCAATGTCATCGACCGCGGCCGGGCGTGA
- the mftB gene encoding mycofactocin biosynthesis chaperone MftB (MftB, a small protein, is a peptide chaperone that assists the radical SAM enzyme MftC in performing two modifications to the C-terminal Val-Tyr dipeptide of the mycofactocin precursor peptide, MftA. MftB's role is analogous to the role of PqqD in the biosynthesis of PQQ, a cofactor that derives entirely from a Tyr and a Glu in the precursor PqqA.): protein MSTQVADTAGRAGVVFDPDVSWRLHHQVAVRPEPFGALLYHFGTRKLSFLKNRTVVEVVNSLADHPDARSACRAAGIADSDQGPYLHALSVLVSSKMLIPGNPQ from the coding sequence GTGTCCACACAGGTCGCCGATACGGCTGGGCGCGCTGGCGTCGTATTCGACCCGGATGTCAGCTGGCGGCTGCACCACCAGGTGGCGGTGCGGCCGGAGCCGTTCGGTGCCCTGCTGTATCACTTCGGAACCCGCAAGCTGTCGTTTCTGAAGAACCGGACGGTCGTCGAGGTGGTCAACTCGCTTGCCGATCACCCCGACGCCCGGTCCGCGTGCCGCGCGGCCGGGATCGCCGACTCCGACCAAGGTCCCTACCTGCACGCGTTGAGCGTGCTGGTGTCCTCGAAGATGCTCATCCCCGGGAATCCACAATGA
- the rocD gene encoding ornithine--oxo-acid transaminase, protein MTMLDSVDNQATPDSATASAIALDDRHVAHNYSPLPVVAAHAEGAWITDVTGRRYLDCLAAYSAVNFGHRNPEIIATAHTQLDRLTLVSRAFHSDQLGPFAAALADLCGKDTVLPMNSGAEAVESAIKVARKWATDVKGVPAGESNIVVAHNNFHGRTTTIISFSDDEIARRGFGPYTPGFRSAPFGDHRALADAIDANTAAVLIEPIQGEAGIIVPPAEYLPRVREICTRNNVLMIADEIQSGLARTGRTFACDHWGVIPDVYLLGKALGGGVVPLSAVVADRDVLGVLHPGEHGSTFGGNPLAAAIGTTVVGMLKRGEFQLRSTELGNHLHDRLTSLIGHGVQAVRGMGLWAGVDIDPALGSGKEFGLALAERGVLVKDTHGSTLRFAPPLVVTADELDWAIQQFSDVLAEARR, encoded by the coding sequence ATGACCATGCTGGACAGCGTGGACAACCAGGCCACCCCGGACTCGGCAACCGCATCGGCGATCGCGCTCGACGATCGCCATGTCGCGCACAACTACTCGCCACTGCCGGTGGTCGCGGCCCACGCCGAAGGGGCGTGGATCACCGACGTCACCGGCCGGCGGTACCTGGACTGCCTGGCCGCCTATTCGGCGGTCAACTTCGGTCACCGCAATCCCGAGATCATCGCCACCGCGCATACCCAACTGGACCGGCTCACGCTGGTGAGCCGCGCCTTTCACTCCGACCAACTGGGCCCGTTCGCCGCGGCCCTGGCCGACCTGTGCGGAAAAGACACGGTGCTGCCGATGAACAGCGGCGCCGAGGCGGTGGAGAGCGCCATCAAGGTGGCCCGCAAGTGGGCCACCGACGTCAAGGGCGTGCCGGCCGGTGAATCCAATATCGTGGTGGCGCACAACAACTTCCACGGCCGCACCACGACCATCATCAGTTTCTCGGACGACGAGATCGCGCGCCGCGGCTTCGGCCCCTACACTCCGGGATTCCGCTCGGCCCCGTTCGGGGACCATCGGGCATTGGCCGACGCGATCGATGCGAATACCGCGGCGGTGCTGATCGAGCCCATCCAGGGCGAGGCCGGCATCATCGTCCCACCCGCCGAATACCTGCCCCGGGTCCGCGAAATCTGCACCCGGAACAACGTGCTGATGATCGCCGACGAGATCCAGTCCGGCCTGGCGCGCACGGGACGGACCTTCGCCTGTGACCACTGGGGCGTGATTCCCGACGTCTATCTGCTCGGCAAGGCGCTCGGCGGCGGCGTCGTACCGCTGTCCGCGGTGGTCGCCGACCGCGACGTGCTCGGGGTGCTCCATCCCGGCGAGCACGGCTCGACCTTCGGCGGCAATCCGCTGGCGGCAGCCATCGGCACCACCGTGGTGGGGATGCTGAAACGCGGCGAATTCCAGCTCCGCTCAACTGAACTCGGGAACCACCTACACGATCGACTGACGAGCCTGATCGGTCACGGGGTACAAGCGGTGCGAGGCATGGGCCTGTGGGCCGGGGTGGACATCGACCCGGCGTTGGGCTCCGGCAAGGAGTTTGGCCTGGCGCTGGCCGAACGGGGCGTGCTGGTCAAGGACACGCACGGCTCGACGCTGAGGTTCGCTCCGCCCCTGGTGGTGACCGCCGACGAGCTCGACTGGGCCATTCAGCAATTCAGCGACGTCCTGGCCGAGGCGCGCCGATAA
- a CDS encoding RNA polymerase sigma factor: MSAETDAPRVLMRCYDEALPVVYGYFVRRCGDRGTAEDLTSETFLAAMDAARRPSPPSITVPWLVGVARHKLADHYRRRHDRFTVPVAELPEPVDPADDWDTELDRIVAEAVLARLPEHHRTVLVLRYLDDCSVPECAELIGRTVHATEALLVRARRAFRSEYPSENPTPKGGTS, from the coding sequence GTGAGCGCCGAAACAGACGCTCCGCGGGTGCTGATGAGGTGCTACGACGAGGCCCTGCCAGTGGTGTACGGCTACTTCGTACGGCGCTGCGGTGACCGCGGAACCGCCGAGGACCTGACGTCGGAGACGTTCCTGGCCGCCATGGACGCGGCCCGCAGACCGTCGCCGCCGTCGATCACGGTGCCCTGGCTGGTCGGGGTGGCCCGGCACAAGCTGGCCGACCACTACCGCAGGCGCCACGACCGGTTCACCGTGCCCGTGGCCGAACTGCCCGAGCCGGTGGATCCTGCCGACGACTGGGATACCGAACTCGATCGCATTGTCGCCGAGGCAGTTCTGGCACGGCTGCCCGAACACCACCGCACCGTGCTGGTGCTGCGCTACCTGGACGACTGCTCGGTGCCCGAGTGCGCCGAGTTGATCGGCCGCACGGTGCACGCCACCGAGGCCCTGCTGGTGCGCGCACGCCGCGCCTTCAGGTCCGAATACCCATCCGAGAACCCAACGCCGAAGGGAGGGACGTCGTGA
- the ddaH gene encoding dimethylargininase, which produces MTISEEVMPHAAPETTAAPTRTATLRHYAMTAPEHFTVEYAINPWMDTSTPVDTALALAQWHTLRQVYADLGHRVELVTPRRGLPDMVYAANGGFLTGDTAVVARFAFPQRAAEADAYAEWMDSHGYRTVHTEHLNEGQGDLLLVGRTLLAGYGFRTDRRAHDEVAALTGLAVTSLELVDPRFYHLDTALAVLDDSTIAYYPPAFSDDARRRLAELFSDAIEVGSADAYVLGLNVVSDGRHVVMPAAATGFADQLRRAGFDPIGVDLSELLKGGGSVKCCTLELHP; this is translated from the coding sequence ATGACGATTTCCGAGGAAGTCATGCCCCACGCTGCGCCCGAAACCACGGCGGCGCCCACCCGGACTGCGACGCTCCGCCACTACGCCATGACCGCACCGGAGCACTTCACCGTCGAATACGCCATCAACCCGTGGATGGACACGTCCACCCCGGTGGACACCGCACTCGCACTGGCCCAGTGGCACACCCTGCGCCAGGTCTACGCCGACCTCGGTCACCGCGTCGAGCTGGTGACGCCGCGCCGCGGCCTACCCGACATGGTGTATGCCGCCAACGGCGGCTTCCTGACCGGGGACACCGCCGTGGTGGCCCGGTTCGCATTCCCACAACGCGCCGCCGAGGCCGATGCGTACGCCGAGTGGATGGACTCCCACGGCTACCGCACGGTGCACACCGAGCATCTCAACGAGGGCCAGGGCGATCTGCTGCTCGTCGGGCGAACATTGTTGGCCGGGTATGGTTTTCGCACCGACCGCCGCGCTCACGACGAGGTCGCGGCCCTCACCGGACTGGCGGTGACCAGCCTGGAACTCGTCGACCCGCGCTTCTATCACCTCGACACAGCGCTGGCCGTGCTCGACGACTCGACCATCGCCTACTATCCCCCGGCCTTCAGCGACGACGCGCGCCGGCGCCTCGCCGAACTGTTCAGCGACGCCATCGAAGTCGGCTCGGCCGACGCGTATGTCCTCGGGCTCAACGTGGTGTCCGACGGCCGGCACGTCGTGATGCCCGCTGCCGCCACCGGATTCGCCGACCAACTGCGCCGCGCCGGGTTCGATCCGATCGGCGTCGACCTCTCCGAACTCCTCAAAGGCGGAGGATCCGTCAAATGCTGCACCCTGGAGCTACATCCATGA
- the mftA gene encoding mycofactocin precursor MftA (Mycofactocin is a small molecule electron carrier derived from the final two amino acids, Val-Tyr, of MftA, the mycofactocin precursor. It plays a role in redox homeostasis and the metabolism of alcohols and aldehydes in Actinobacteria, including Mycobacterium tuberculosis.) — MDQNPQVETETQLVTETLVEEVSIDGMCGVY, encoded by the coding sequence ATGGATCAGAACCCGCAGGTTGAAACCGAAACCCAGCTCGTCACCGAGACGCTCGTCGAAGAGGTCTCGATCGACGGTATGTGCGGGGTTTACTGA
- a CDS encoding amino acid permease, translating into MSAPANSLTGQMLRRRPVIGAPVAHGAADHLRRSIGTFQLTLFGVGATVGTGIFLVLQEAVPEAGPAVLISFVLAGIAAGLSALCYAEMASAVPVSGSTYSYAYTTMGEFVAMGVAACLLLEYGVSMSATAVGWSGYLNKLLENLFGWRLPHALSAAPWGDNPGIVNLPAVVLIVMCALLLIRGASESAAVNTVMVILKLCVLGLFVAVAFTAFSTDHFAGFWHEGFGGITLAASSIFFTFIGLDAVSTAGDEVKNPQKTMPRAIIGALIVVTGVYLLVAFAGLGAQPAEQFGSEEQAEAGLSVMLTNILHGQTWASTILAVGAVISIFSVTLVVMYGQTRILFAMGRDGLLPSMFAKVNPRSMTPVNNTIVVAAVTGTLAGFVPLDYLWDLVSIGTLVAFIVVSIGVIILRVREPGLPRAFKVPGYPVTPILSVIACLMVLYGLPAITWLWFSLWVALALTFYLLWSRHHSALNDGGDGFIPGAAAGEDDVMTTPGAGETR; encoded by the coding sequence ATGTCCGCCCCAGCCAACAGCCTGACCGGCCAGATGTTGCGACGACGCCCGGTCATCGGAGCCCCGGTCGCTCACGGCGCGGCCGATCACCTCAGACGAAGTATCGGCACGTTCCAGCTGACCCTGTTCGGGGTCGGCGCCACCGTCGGCACCGGCATCTTCCTCGTGCTGCAGGAAGCCGTACCCGAAGCCGGCCCCGCGGTGCTCATATCGTTCGTCCTGGCCGGCATCGCCGCCGGGTTGTCGGCTCTCTGCTATGCGGAAATGGCCTCTGCAGTCCCGGTTTCGGGTTCCACCTATTCGTACGCCTACACCACGATGGGCGAATTCGTGGCGATGGGAGTCGCGGCCTGCCTTCTGCTCGAGTACGGCGTCTCCATGTCCGCGACCGCAGTCGGCTGGAGCGGTTACCTCAACAAACTGCTGGAGAACCTGTTCGGCTGGCGATTGCCGCACGCGCTGTCCGCGGCGCCCTGGGGGGACAACCCCGGCATCGTCAACCTGCCCGCCGTCGTCCTCATCGTCATGTGCGCGCTCCTGCTGATCCGCGGGGCCAGCGAGTCCGCTGCGGTCAACACCGTCATGGTGATCCTCAAACTGTGTGTGCTCGGCCTGTTCGTCGCCGTCGCGTTCACCGCGTTCAGCACCGATCATTTCGCCGGCTTCTGGCACGAGGGATTCGGCGGCATCACCCTTGCCGCGAGTTCGATCTTCTTCACCTTCATCGGACTCGACGCGGTCTCCACCGCCGGCGACGAGGTCAAGAATCCGCAGAAGACGATGCCGCGGGCGATCATCGGCGCCTTGATCGTCGTCACCGGCGTCTACCTGTTGGTGGCGTTCGCCGGCCTGGGCGCCCAGCCCGCCGAACAGTTCGGATCCGAGGAACAAGCCGAAGCAGGGCTGTCGGTGATGCTCACCAACATCCTGCACGGCCAGACCTGGGCCAGCACCATTCTGGCTGTGGGCGCGGTGATTTCGATCTTCTCGGTGACCCTGGTGGTGATGTACGGGCAGACCCGGATCCTGTTCGCGATGGGCCGAGACGGTCTGCTGCCGTCGATGTTCGCCAAAGTCAACCCGCGCAGCATGACCCCGGTGAACAACACCATCGTCGTCGCCGCGGTCACCGGCACCCTGGCCGGGTTCGTACCGCTGGACTACCTGTGGGACCTGGTGTCCATCGGAACACTGGTGGCCTTCATCGTGGTGTCGATCGGCGTGATCATCCTGCGGGTGCGGGAACCGGGTCTGCCGCGCGCCTTCAAGGTTCCCGGCTATCCGGTGACACCGATCCTGTCGGTGATCGCCTGCCTGATGGTGCTGTACGGCCTGCCCGCGATCACCTGGTTGTGGTTCAGCCTCTGGGTCGCCCTGGCGCTGACCTTCTACCTGTTGTGGAGCCGACATCACAGCGCGCTCAACGATGGTGGTGACGGGTTCATCCCCGGCGCCGCGGCCGGCGAGGACGACGTGATGACGACCCCTGGAGCCGGGGAGACCCGATGA
- a CDS encoding VOC family protein, translating into MNNSHDPLTVLTGADHPVSPDPAFAARLRARLESALTLPAHSEGVDMSGTDTAIAELNDPAPAAQTPPRSAAIAYLAVPDARAAIAWYIDALGAVQVGEPVVMDDGRIGHAELALAGGVFYLADEYPEIGLKAPSPQANSVSLMLSVPDTDAILERARARGAQVQREPYENYGMRSATIIDPSGHRWMLSGPVTGAAVPIQHGDVGYVSVWAPDAERAATFYGHVLGWTYDPATRQVTNTRQPIGIFGVPGPATLFCCYAVTDLDGARQSILAGGGQPGQTQEFDFGTVLDATDPAGTPFAVFVPAPGTPRPDLNGAGPGELSYLTYEVADPTSFKAFYSRLFFWTFEPGRIDDGWGVQGSQPMSGVAGGAERNTAVPMWTVADIDAAVTRVVEAGGTVLQQPSRQDYGLMAECTDDQGGRFYLGQF; encoded by the coding sequence GTGAACAACAGCCACGATCCGCTGACCGTGCTGACCGGCGCGGACCATCCGGTCTCCCCCGACCCTGCGTTCGCGGCCCGGCTGCGGGCCCGGCTGGAATCGGCGCTCACCCTCCCCGCCCATTCCGAAGGAGTTGACATGAGTGGAACCGACACTGCCATCGCCGAGCTGAACGACCCAGCCCCGGCCGCACAAACACCACCGCGCTCAGCGGCCATCGCGTACCTGGCCGTGCCCGACGCGCGCGCCGCAATCGCCTGGTACATCGACGCCCTGGGCGCGGTGCAGGTCGGCGAGCCCGTCGTGATGGACGACGGGCGTATCGGCCACGCCGAGCTCGCACTCGCCGGCGGCGTGTTCTACCTGGCCGACGAGTATCCCGAGATCGGCTTGAAAGCACCTTCACCACAAGCGAATTCGGTGAGCCTGATGTTGAGTGTGCCCGACACCGACGCGATCCTGGAGCGCGCCCGCGCGCGGGGCGCACAGGTGCAGCGCGAGCCCTACGAGAACTACGGCATGCGCAGCGCGACGATCATCGACCCGTCGGGCCACCGCTGGATGCTGTCCGGACCGGTGACCGGGGCCGCCGTACCCATCCAGCACGGCGACGTCGGCTACGTCTCCGTCTGGGCCCCGGACGCCGAGCGGGCCGCGACCTTCTACGGTCACGTGCTGGGTTGGACCTATGACCCCGCCACCCGACAGGTGACCAACACCCGACAGCCCATCGGCATCTTCGGCGTGCCCGGTCCGGCCACCCTGTTCTGCTGCTACGCGGTGACCGACCTGGACGGTGCCCGCCAGTCGATCCTGGCCGGCGGTGGCCAACCCGGCCAGACGCAGGAGTTCGACTTCGGCACCGTGCTGGATGCCACCGATCCGGCCGGAACCCCGTTCGCGGTGTTCGTGCCCGCGCCGGGCACACCGCGGCCGGACCTGAATGGCGCAGGGCCAGGCGAGCTTTCGTATCTCACCTACGAAGTCGCCGACCCCACGTCGTTCAAGGCGTTCTACAGCCGATTGTTCTTCTGGACCTTCGAGCCGGGCCGGATCGACGACGGCTGGGGGGTGCAGGGCAGCCAGCCGATGTCGGGTGTGGCCGGCGGTGCCGAGCGGAACACCGCCGTGCCGATGTGGACCGTCGCCGATATCGACGCCGCGGTCACCCGGGTTGTCGAGGCCGGCGGCACGGTGCTGCAGCAGCCGTCACGACAGGACTACGGATTGATGGCCGAGTGCACCGACGACCAGGGCGGCCGCTTCTACCTCGGCCAGTTCTAG
- a CDS encoding mitomycin antibiotics/polyketide fumonisin biosynthesis protein → MVVCVVDVDTFVRDGFVKIEQAIPAEIADAARDLLWSQIGMSPLEPDSWTGPVVWTADLTGQGPFRPLVGNAALTGALDAICGAGGWLPRGALGNIPVRFPVGPPAEDRGWHIDLNTPLPGGEWAVTGRPHTVLVLTLLSEVGAADAPTRIRVGSHRDVAGVLGPDPVEFVESGALVDGASRNRPVAQATGRPGDMYVIHPFTVHAADVHRGSTPRFMSQSPIMLTERLGPDGPAALAAAWDGPPPDQVLA, encoded by the coding sequence ATGGTGGTTTGCGTGGTGGATGTCGACACATTTGTGCGGGACGGATTCGTCAAGATCGAGCAGGCGATCCCGGCCGAAATCGCCGATGCGGCCAGGGATCTGCTCTGGTCCCAGATCGGGATGTCCCCGCTCGAGCCGGATTCATGGACCGGGCCGGTGGTGTGGACGGCGGATCTGACCGGCCAGGGGCCGTTCCGGCCACTGGTCGGCAACGCGGCGCTCACCGGCGCCCTCGACGCGATCTGCGGTGCCGGAGGGTGGCTGCCGCGCGGGGCGCTGGGCAACATCCCGGTGCGGTTCCCGGTCGGCCCGCCGGCCGAGGACCGAGGCTGGCACATCGACCTCAACACCCCGCTCCCGGGAGGCGAGTGGGCGGTGACGGGACGTCCGCACACCGTTCTGGTGCTGACCCTGCTGTCAGAGGTCGGTGCCGCGGACGCTCCGACGCGCATCCGGGTGGGGTCACACCGCGACGTCGCCGGGGTACTCGGCCCGGATCCGGTCGAGTTCGTCGAGTCCGGCGCGTTGGTGGACGGGGCCAGCCGAAACCGCCCCGTGGCCCAGGCGACGGGCCGGCCGGGTGACATGTACGTGATCCATCCGTTCACGGTGCACGCCGCCGACGTACACCGCGGCAGCACACCGCGTTTCATGTCGCAGTCCCCGATCATGCTCACCGAGAGGCTCGGTCCCGACGGCCCGGCGGCGTTGGCCGCAGCGTGGGACGGACCGCCCCCGGATCAGGTCCTGGCGTAG